The Aminiphilus circumscriptus DSM 16581 genome contains a region encoding:
- the ligA gene encoding NAD-dependent DNA ligase LigA → MPDRDDLRPGGGNNGSGATEDEAAHRILELRSAITRAEYLYYVEDAPELQDDVYDALLRELQQLEAKHPNLVTPDSPTRRVGGAPREGFVKVAHLSPMLSLDNVFSEEELRAFWARSLREAEGHLWRDGLRGFACELKIDGLAVSLLYEDGLFVRGATRGDGLVGEDVTANLRTLRGLPLALRKTVPGRLEVRGEVYMRREDFAALNEEREEREEPLFANPRNAAAGALRQLDPAVTASRKLRFFAYFVPDAIQRGLAGQIETLEWLRDLGFPVQDSSRRVESLDQVCAFIAHWKEARFSLPYVTDGVVIKADDLRLWDVLGRTAKAPRWAVAFKYPAEEKRTLLREIVVSVGRTGTLTPVAILEPVHLAGTVVQRASLHNQDEVARKDVRVGDYVWVRKAGEIIPEIVRVDRDARKDDPPPFLLPRTCPVCGSPVVTLPDEVALRCPNRSCPAQIKEGLRHFASRSGMDIRGLGEKLVDQLVERNLVRNLADLYDLRTEDLAGLERMGETSARKLVAAIEASRRRPPARLLAALGIRHVGSRTAELIVERFRGMEALLTATEEELAAVDGVGPRIAASVRAFVEDPENRIMLRRLREKGVAWEMEAASSPEEDADFPMERPFLGMRIVFTGDLERATRGEVEELVKRLGGVPTSSVSAKTSFVVVGRNPGSKFQKATALGCRIVSEEEFWQMIKPFRNDDFPFAASPAPEVEDVSGLPE, encoded by the coding sequence ATGCCCGACAGAGATGACCTGCGCCCGGGGGGCGGAAACAACGGTTCGGGTGCCACGGAGGACGAAGCGGCGCACCGCATTCTGGAGCTTCGCAGCGCCATCACCCGGGCGGAATACCTGTACTATGTGGAGGATGCGCCGGAGCTTCAGGATGATGTCTACGATGCGCTTCTCCGGGAATTGCAGCAGTTGGAGGCGAAACATCCGAACCTGGTCACGCCCGATTCACCCACCCGGAGGGTCGGCGGAGCACCTCGAGAGGGGTTCGTCAAGGTCGCGCACCTCTCACCCATGCTCAGCCTGGACAACGTCTTCTCCGAGGAGGAACTTCGGGCCTTCTGGGCACGAAGCCTCCGTGAAGCGGAGGGACACCTGTGGCGGGATGGCCTCCGCGGTTTCGCCTGCGAACTCAAGATCGACGGTCTGGCGGTCTCCCTGCTGTACGAGGACGGTCTTTTCGTCCGCGGAGCCACCCGAGGTGACGGCCTCGTCGGCGAAGATGTGACGGCGAATCTCAGAACCCTCCGAGGTCTCCCCCTTGCCCTCCGCAAGACTGTTCCCGGACGACTGGAGGTCCGCGGAGAGGTCTACATGCGCCGGGAGGATTTCGCCGCTCTTAACGAAGAGCGGGAGGAGCGGGAGGAGCCGCTCTTCGCCAATCCACGCAACGCCGCCGCAGGAGCGTTGCGCCAGCTTGACCCTGCCGTGACGGCATCGCGAAAACTCCGTTTCTTCGCCTATTTTGTCCCCGATGCAATTCAGCGGGGGCTTGCAGGCCAGATCGAGACGCTTGAATGGCTCCGGGATCTCGGTTTTCCCGTTCAGGATTCGTCCCGGAGGGTCGAGTCTTTGGATCAGGTCTGCGCGTTCATTGCTCATTGGAAGGAGGCGCGCTTTTCTTTGCCCTACGTCACTGATGGTGTGGTGATCAAGGCGGACGACCTCCGTCTCTGGGATGTTCTGGGACGGACTGCCAAGGCACCCCGCTGGGCAGTGGCCTTCAAGTATCCCGCGGAGGAAAAGCGAACGCTTCTTCGGGAGATCGTCGTCTCCGTGGGCCGCACGGGAACTCTCACCCCCGTGGCGATTCTCGAGCCTGTTCATCTCGCGGGCACGGTGGTCCAGCGGGCGAGTCTCCACAACCAGGACGAGGTTGCGCGCAAAGACGTTCGCGTGGGGGACTATGTGTGGGTCCGAAAGGCGGGGGAGATCATCCCGGAGATCGTCCGGGTGGATCGGGATGCCCGAAAAGACGATCCACCCCCCTTTCTGCTCCCCCGAACCTGTCCTGTCTGCGGTTCTCCGGTGGTGACCTTGCCCGACGAGGTGGCGCTTCGCTGTCCCAATAGATCCTGCCCCGCCCAGATCAAGGAAGGACTCCGTCATTTCGCCTCGCGAAGCGGCATGGATATCCGCGGCCTTGGGGAAAAGCTTGTGGACCAGCTCGTGGAACGGAACTTGGTTCGGAACCTGGCGGATCTCTACGATCTTCGCACAGAGGATCTTGCCGGATTGGAGCGCATGGGAGAGACCTCGGCCCGGAAGCTGGTCGCGGCCATCGAAGCGTCCCGCCGCCGTCCTCCTGCCCGACTACTCGCTGCGCTGGGTATCCGGCACGTGGGGAGCAGGACCGCGGAGCTGATCGTCGAGCGATTCCGCGGAATGGAGGCTCTTCTGACCGCGACGGAGGAGGAACTCGCCGCCGTGGACGGTGTCGGTCCCCGCATCGCTGCGTCGGTGCGAGCCTTTGTGGAGGATCCGGAGAACCGAATCATGCTCCGGCGCCTCAGGGAAAAGGGCGTTGCCTGGGAGATGGAAGCGGCTTCCTCTCCGGAGGAGGATGCGGATTTTCCGATGGAACGTCCCTTCCTCGGCATGCGGATCGTTTTCACCGGGGATCTCGAGCGAGCGACCCGCGGAGAGGTGGAGGAACTGGTGAAGCGTCTTGGCGGCGTTCCCACCTCGAGTGTGAGTGCGAAAACATCCTTCGTCGTCGTGGGCCGCAACCCGGGAAGTAAATTCCAGAAAGCGACGGCCCTCGGCTGCAGGATTGTTTCCGAGGAGGAATTTTGGCAGATGATCAAACCGTTCCGGAACGACGATTTTCCCTTCGCGGCCTCTCCGGCGCCGGAGGTGGAGGATGTTTCGGGTCTTCCTGAGTGA